A window of Lepidochelys kempii isolate rLepKem1 chromosome 1, rLepKem1.hap2, whole genome shotgun sequence contains these coding sequences:
- the KLHL15 gene encoding kelch-like protein 15 isoform X2 has translation MAGDVEGFSSSIHDTSVSAGFRALYEEGLLLDVTLVIEDHQFQAHKALLATQSDYFRIMFTADMRERDQDKIHLKGLTATGFSHVLQFMYYGNIELSMNTVHEILQAAMYVQLIEVVKFCCSFLLAKICLENCAEIMRLLDDFGVNIDGVREKLDSFLLENFVPLMSRPDFLSYLSFEKLMSYLDNDHLSRFPEIELYEAVQAWLRHDRRRWRHTDTIIQNIRFCLMTPSSVFEKVKTSEFYRYSRQLRHEVDQAMNYFHSVHQQPLMEMKSNRIRSAKPQTAVFRGMIGHSMVNSKILLLHKPRVWWELEGPQVPLRPDCLAIVNNFVFLLGGEELGPDGEFHASSKVFRYDPRQNTWLRMADMSVPRSEFAVGVIGRYIYAVAGRTRDETFYSTERYDITADKWEFVDPYPVNKYGHEGTVLSNKLYITGGITSSSTSKQVCVFDPSKEGTVEQRTRRTQVVTNCWENKCKMNYARCFHKMISYNVMFFQVLD, from the exons ATGGCAGGGGACGTGGAAGGGTTTAGCTCCTCCATCCATGATACCAGTGTCTCTGCTGGGTTCAGAGCACTGTATGAGGAGGGATTGCTTCTTGACGTTACTCTTGTCATTGAAGACCACCAGTTTCAGGCCCATAAAGCATTGCTTGCCACCCAGAGTGATTACTTCAGGATTATGTTCACAGCTGACATGAGGGAGCGAGATCAAGATAAAATCCATTTGAAAGGTCTGACTGCCACAGGATTCAGCCACGTCCTCCAATTCATGTACTACGGAAACATTGAACTGAGCATGAACACTGTTCACGAGATTCTGCAGGCTGCCATGTATGTTCAGCTCATAGAGGTGGTGAAGTTCTGCTGctcttttcttttagcaaaaatCTGCTTAGAAAACTGTGCAGAAATTATGAGACTCTTAGATGATTTTGGTGTAAACATCGATGGAGTCAGGGAAAAGTTGGATTCTTTTCTGCTAGAGAACTTTGTGCCACTCATGTCCAGACCtgacttcttgtcctatctgAGCTTTGAAAAGCTTATGTCTTATTTGGATAATGATCATCTGAGCAGGTTTCCAGAGATAGAGCTGTACGAGGCTGTTCAGGCTTGGCTGCGGCATGATAGAAGACGCTGGAGACATACCGACACCATCATTCAGAACATCAGGTTTTGTTTGATGACACCATCCAGTGTTTTTGAGAAG GTAAAAACATCAGAGTTTTATCGATACTCTCGGCAGCTGCGGCATGAAGTTGACCAAGCCATGAATTACTTTCATAGTGTTCACCAACAGCCTTTGATGGAAATGAAATCCAACCGTATTCGTTCTGCCAAACCCCAGACTGCAGTATTTAGAGGAATGATAGGACACAGCATGGTAAATAGCAAAATTCTTCTCTTGCACAAACCCAGGGTCTGGTGGGAACTAGAGGGCCCTCAAGTACCTTTACGACCAGACTGCCTTGCCATTGTCAATAACTTTGTATTCTTGTTAGGAGGGGAAGAACTGGGCCCAGATGGTGAGTTTCATGCTTCCTCCAAAGTATTTAGATATGACCCTAGACAAAATACTTGGTTGCGAATGGCAGACATGTCTGTTCCACGCTCAGAGTTTGCTGTTGGTGTTATTGGGAGATACATCTATGCGGTTGCTGGGAGAACAAGGGATGAAACATTTTACTCGACTGAACGGTATGATATCACTGCAGACAAATGGGAATTTGTGGATCCCTATCCAGTCAATAAATATGGTCATGAAGGAACTGTACTCAGTAACAAGTTGTATATCACTGGGGGAATTACTTCATCTTCCACTTCTaagcaagtgtgtgtgtttgaCCCCAGTAAAGAAGGGACGGTGGAACAGCGAACAAGGAGAACTCAAGTTGTCACAAATTGTTGGGAGAACAAATGCAAAATGAATTATGCAAGATGCTTTCACAAAATGATTTCCTATAATG TAATGTTCTTTCAAGTTCTGGATTGA
- the KLHL15 gene encoding kelch-like protein 15 isoform X3, which translates to MAGDVEGFSSSIHDTSVSAGFRALYEEGLLLDVTLVIEDHQFQAHKALLATQSDYFRIMFTADMRERDQDKIHLKGLTATGFSHVLQFMYYGNIELSMNTVHEILQAAMYVQLIEVVKFCCSFLLAKICLENCAEIMRLLDDFGVNIDGVREKLDSFLLENFVPLMSRPDFLSYLSFEKLMSYLDNDHLSRFPEIELYEAVQAWLRHDRRRWRHTDTIIQNIRFCLMTPSSVFEKVKTSEFYRYSRQLRHEVDQAMNYFHSVHQQPLMEMKSNRIRSAKPQTAVFRGMIGHSM; encoded by the exons ATGGCAGGGGACGTGGAAGGGTTTAGCTCCTCCATCCATGATACCAGTGTCTCTGCTGGGTTCAGAGCACTGTATGAGGAGGGATTGCTTCTTGACGTTACTCTTGTCATTGAAGACCACCAGTTTCAGGCCCATAAAGCATTGCTTGCCACCCAGAGTGATTACTTCAGGATTATGTTCACAGCTGACATGAGGGAGCGAGATCAAGATAAAATCCATTTGAAAGGTCTGACTGCCACAGGATTCAGCCACGTCCTCCAATTCATGTACTACGGAAACATTGAACTGAGCATGAACACTGTTCACGAGATTCTGCAGGCTGCCATGTATGTTCAGCTCATAGAGGTGGTGAAGTTCTGCTGctcttttcttttagcaaaaatCTGCTTAGAAAACTGTGCAGAAATTATGAGACTCTTAGATGATTTTGGTGTAAACATCGATGGAGTCAGGGAAAAGTTGGATTCTTTTCTGCTAGAGAACTTTGTGCCACTCATGTCCAGACCtgacttcttgtcctatctgAGCTTTGAAAAGCTTATGTCTTATTTGGATAATGATCATCTGAGCAGGTTTCCAGAGATAGAGCTGTACGAGGCTGTTCAGGCTTGGCTGCGGCATGATAGAAGACGCTGGAGACATACCGACACCATCATTCAGAACATCAGGTTTTGTTTGATGACACCATCCAGTGTTTTTGAGAAG GTAAAAACATCAGAGTTTTATCGATACTCTCGGCAGCTGCGGCATGAAGTTGACCAAGCCATGAATTACTTTCATAGTGTTCACCAACAGCCTTTGATGGAAATGAAATCCAACCGTATTCGTTCTGCCAAACCCCAGACTGCAGTATTTAGAGGAATGATAGGACACAGCATG TAA
- the KLHL15 gene encoding kelch-like protein 15 isoform X1, which yields MAGDVEGFSSSIHDTSVSAGFRALYEEGLLLDVTLVIEDHQFQAHKALLATQSDYFRIMFTADMRERDQDKIHLKGLTATGFSHVLQFMYYGNIELSMNTVHEILQAAMYVQLIEVVKFCCSFLLAKICLENCAEIMRLLDDFGVNIDGVREKLDSFLLENFVPLMSRPDFLSYLSFEKLMSYLDNDHLSRFPEIELYEAVQAWLRHDRRRWRHTDTIIQNIRFCLMTPSSVFEKVKTSEFYRYSRQLRHEVDQAMNYFHSVHQQPLMEMKSNRIRSAKPQTAVFRGMIGHSMVNSKILLLHKPRVWWELEGPQVPLRPDCLAIVNNFVFLLGGEELGPDGEFHASSKVFRYDPRQNTWLRMADMSVPRSEFAVGVIGRYIYAVAGRTRDETFYSTERYDITADKWEFVDPYPVNKYGHEGTVLSNKLYITGGITSSSTSKQVCVFDPSKEGTVEQRTRRTQVVTNCWENKCKMNYARCFHKMISYNGKLYVFGGVCVILRASFESQGCPSTEVYDPDTDQWTILASMPIGRSGHGVAVLDKQIMVLGGLCYNGHYSDSILTFDPEENKWKEDEYPRMPCKLDGLQVCSLHFPEYVLEHVRRCN from the exons ATGGCAGGGGACGTGGAAGGGTTTAGCTCCTCCATCCATGATACCAGTGTCTCTGCTGGGTTCAGAGCACTGTATGAGGAGGGATTGCTTCTTGACGTTACTCTTGTCATTGAAGACCACCAGTTTCAGGCCCATAAAGCATTGCTTGCCACCCAGAGTGATTACTTCAGGATTATGTTCACAGCTGACATGAGGGAGCGAGATCAAGATAAAATCCATTTGAAAGGTCTGACTGCCACAGGATTCAGCCACGTCCTCCAATTCATGTACTACGGAAACATTGAACTGAGCATGAACACTGTTCACGAGATTCTGCAGGCTGCCATGTATGTTCAGCTCATAGAGGTGGTGAAGTTCTGCTGctcttttcttttagcaaaaatCTGCTTAGAAAACTGTGCAGAAATTATGAGACTCTTAGATGATTTTGGTGTAAACATCGATGGAGTCAGGGAAAAGTTGGATTCTTTTCTGCTAGAGAACTTTGTGCCACTCATGTCCAGACCtgacttcttgtcctatctgAGCTTTGAAAAGCTTATGTCTTATTTGGATAATGATCATCTGAGCAGGTTTCCAGAGATAGAGCTGTACGAGGCTGTTCAGGCTTGGCTGCGGCATGATAGAAGACGCTGGAGACATACCGACACCATCATTCAGAACATCAGGTTTTGTTTGATGACACCATCCAGTGTTTTTGAGAAG GTAAAAACATCAGAGTTTTATCGATACTCTCGGCAGCTGCGGCATGAAGTTGACCAAGCCATGAATTACTTTCATAGTGTTCACCAACAGCCTTTGATGGAAATGAAATCCAACCGTATTCGTTCTGCCAAACCCCAGACTGCAGTATTTAGAGGAATGATAGGACACAGCATGGTAAATAGCAAAATTCTTCTCTTGCACAAACCCAGGGTCTGGTGGGAACTAGAGGGCCCTCAAGTACCTTTACGACCAGACTGCCTTGCCATTGTCAATAACTTTGTATTCTTGTTAGGAGGGGAAGAACTGGGCCCAGATGGTGAGTTTCATGCTTCCTCCAAAGTATTTAGATATGACCCTAGACAAAATACTTGGTTGCGAATGGCAGACATGTCTGTTCCACGCTCAGAGTTTGCTGTTGGTGTTATTGGGAGATACATCTATGCGGTTGCTGGGAGAACAAGGGATGAAACATTTTACTCGACTGAACGGTATGATATCACTGCAGACAAATGGGAATTTGTGGATCCCTATCCAGTCAATAAATATGGTCATGAAGGAACTGTACTCAGTAACAAGTTGTATATCACTGGGGGAATTACTTCATCTTCCACTTCTaagcaagtgtgtgtgtttgaCCCCAGTAAAGAAGGGACGGTGGAACAGCGAACAAGGAGAACTCAAGTTGTCACAAATTGTTGGGAGAACAAATGCAAAATGAATTATGCAAGATGCTTTCACAAAATGATTTCCTATAATGGTAAGCTTTATGTCTTTGGTGGTGTTTGTGTGATCTTGAGGGCCTCCTTTGAGTCGCAAGGGTGTCCTTCTACGGAGGTTTATGACCCAGATACTGATCAGTGGACTATTTTGGCTTCTATGCCAATTGGAAGAAGTGGTCATGGTGTAGCTGTTTTGGACAAACAGATAATGGTTCTTGGAGGCCTTTGTTACAATGGTCATTACAGTGATTCAATTCTCACCTTTGATCCAGAGGAAAACAAATGGAAAGAAGATGAATACCCAAGAATGCCCTGCAAGCTGGATGGCTTACAAGTTTGCAGCCTGCACTTTCCCGAATATGTACTGGAGCATGTTAGACGTTgcaactaa